From Schaalia sp. ZJ405, one genomic window encodes:
- a CDS encoding purine-cytosine permease family protein has product MSASPHNTHPPRTASRQTDVAQTPDNTEEFMLEPVPRAARRSWWSIFAIWVGFGYVPTGLIVGGQLAGQGGAPGMNFGMALLAVIVGEGVLLAMTFALGYAAMKTGLNLSLISRYSYGKVGMVLPMLIMALLTLGWFASIVGMVGEIFNSAIGSPTGITVVNGLSLEYVILCLFWGAVFTWSAWKGISAIEKISSAAAPFVLIMALVAAVMMVSQFGGFGKVLDEAATRSGLSLGSAVTVIIGAWIAGVIMGVDIFRYAKRSTHVLIGAGACFILTNPLLNIVGYTGSIATGDSNFISWMVDNGALLAVLGVVLWVLALWTTNMSELYCNALYVGPAADSLGVRVRRGRIVIVVGIVGSVLGALGFYSLFFNDFITVLGAAFVPLAGPILADFYWVRRREYTSADPHALPLVRWPALISFIIGACAGIAFQYWIPLPGNFPAGLGALALTFVLHVVLSAVLRHRPEQQIVVTEGYVSPAA; this is encoded by the coding sequence ATGTCCGCATCACCGCACAACACACACCCGCCACGGACTGCCAGCAGGCAGACCGATGTCGCGCAAACTCCTGACAACACCGAAGAATTCATGCTGGAACCCGTGCCCAGGGCAGCGCGTCGCAGCTGGTGGTCCATCTTCGCGATCTGGGTCGGTTTCGGGTACGTCCCCACCGGCCTCATCGTTGGTGGCCAGTTGGCTGGGCAAGGCGGAGCTCCGGGAATGAACTTCGGTATGGCCTTGCTCGCCGTCATCGTCGGCGAAGGAGTCTTGCTGGCCATGACCTTCGCACTGGGGTATGCAGCAATGAAGACGGGCCTTAACCTATCCCTCATTTCCAGGTATTCCTACGGGAAAGTCGGCATGGTGTTGCCGATGTTGATTATGGCGTTGCTGACGCTCGGGTGGTTTGCCTCGATCGTTGGCATGGTCGGTGAAATTTTCAATAGCGCCATCGGGAGTCCCACGGGGATCACCGTGGTCAACGGCCTGAGCCTTGAATACGTGATTTTGTGCCTGTTCTGGGGCGCGGTGTTCACGTGGTCGGCGTGGAAAGGAATTTCTGCGATTGAAAAAATCTCCTCTGCTGCTGCCCCGTTCGTGTTGATTATGGCGCTTGTTGCCGCGGTCATGATGGTGTCGCAATTTGGTGGTTTCGGAAAAGTTCTTGACGAGGCTGCAACACGTTCTGGCCTGTCCTTAGGCTCTGCGGTCACAGTGATCATCGGTGCGTGGATCGCAGGTGTCATCATGGGGGTGGACATTTTCCGCTATGCGAAGAGGTCTACTCACGTGTTGATCGGTGCGGGTGCGTGCTTCATTTTGACGAACCCGCTGTTGAATATCGTTGGATACACCGGGTCCATCGCAACGGGAGACTCGAACTTCATTTCCTGGATGGTTGACAATGGCGCGCTCTTGGCGGTCCTCGGTGTTGTGCTGTGGGTTTTGGCGCTGTGGACAACGAATATGTCGGAGCTGTACTGCAACGCCTTGTACGTAGGGCCGGCTGCGGACTCGCTGGGTGTGCGTGTGCGACGCGGACGCATCGTGATTGTTGTCGGCATCGTGGGGTCAGTGTTGGGGGCGTTGGGTTTCTACTCGCTGTTCTTCAATGACTTCATCACGGTTCTGGGGGCAGCTTTCGTGCCTCTCGCTGGCCCGATTTTGGCGGATTTCTATTGGGTGCGTCGCCGGGAATACACCAGCGCGGATCCGCATGCGCTGCCCTTAGTTCGGTGGCCGGCATTGATTTCCTTCATCATCGGCGCGTGCGCGGGTATTGCATTCCAGTACTGGATTCCGCTTCCGGGGAATTTCCCGGCCGGCCTGGGTGCATTGGCCTTAACCTTTGTGCTGCACGTCGTACTGTCGGCTGTGTTGCGTCATCGCCCTGAACAGCAGATTGTGGTCACTGAGGGATACGTCAGTCCAGCAGCATAA
- a CDS encoding sugar-binding transcriptional regulator: MKQPSRPATPDRAAIRQMAEVSRLHYVENLSKVEISERLSMSRFKVARLLDEAQRSGIVKITIQYPFNEDLTIHRDLAQHLGIEHAILVPSNQDITIERDLLGKAAADYFTEIMDEGYRVGISWGRTVAPIVRHLPELPPMEFVQISGVVGNDPSLSPVQILAKLSSHEHLTTKAVFAPLLANSSEAADSLKNEPSVSATLSVYQNLDVAFLSVGSWSPSINQLEPYIFEDEILELNEKGAVAEIGGLFFDQAGQMIDTTLNARRISITFDELKHCPHVIAVAGQLGKTAAIRAICASGLVNCLVTTDEVGYALLHDTP; the protein is encoded by the coding sequence ATGAAACAACCATCGCGACCTGCAACACCCGATCGGGCTGCAATCCGACAGATGGCCGAAGTCTCACGCCTCCACTACGTCGAAAACCTCAGCAAAGTGGAGATCTCAGAGCGCCTCAGCATGTCGCGGTTCAAAGTTGCGCGCCTTCTTGACGAGGCTCAACGCTCCGGGATCGTCAAAATAACTATCCAGTACCCGTTCAACGAAGACCTGACAATCCATCGCGATTTGGCGCAGCACCTCGGCATTGAGCACGCGATTCTCGTGCCATCAAATCAAGACATCACTATCGAGCGGGATCTTCTTGGGAAGGCTGCGGCGGACTATTTCACCGAAATCATGGATGAAGGCTACCGTGTCGGCATTTCGTGGGGACGAACTGTCGCTCCCATCGTTCGACATCTCCCTGAGCTTCCACCGATGGAGTTCGTGCAAATCTCAGGGGTTGTTGGCAATGATCCCTCTCTTTCGCCGGTGCAGATCCTTGCAAAACTCTCATCACATGAGCACCTGACAACGAAAGCGGTTTTTGCCCCACTGCTTGCCAATTCCTCAGAGGCGGCTGACTCACTCAAAAATGAACCATCAGTTTCGGCAACCTTGAGCGTCTATCAGAACCTTGATGTTGCTTTCTTATCGGTCGGCTCATGGTCGCCATCAATTAACCAGCTTGAACCCTATATTTTCGAAGACGAAATCCTGGAACTGAATGAAAAAGGTGCGGTCGCGGAAATTGGCGGACTGTTCTTCGATCAGGCCGGTCAGATGATTGATACGACACTGAATGCCCGGAGAATCTCAATTACCTTCGATGAGCTCAAACACTGCCCGCACGTCATCGCTGTCGCTGGCCAACTGGGAAAGACAGCGGCGATCCGCGCAATTTGCGCGTCAGGACTCGTCAATTGCCTTGTGACAACTGACGAGGTTGGCTACGCCCTGCTGCACGATACCCCATAA
- a CDS encoding ABC transporter permease, which translates to MTKRRRVPQELGVLIVVLLVALVMGAMSPEFRTASNLSVLLLNGSVVTFLAIGQACVLLTGGIDLSVGSNIALTGMIAALVMQAGAPWWLGALAAIVTGIAVGAINGLIIHYGNMPPFIVTFAAFGISASIPKILTQAKSVTVSEPMFAFFGRGSIFGIPVPILMVIIAAVIVAFLLKGTATGVHIYALGGNRETARLAGISIAKNTILVYVISGICSAFGGIITTSRLMVGYPTAGSGTEQFYSIASAVVGGVSLFGGVGTILGAVIGSLLIAEVSNGMNVIGVDSYWQPLVIGVIILAGVLLDTNKSGLRKLAFWRKSRVPSTPGTTADISKDQLIS; encoded by the coding sequence ATGACGAAGCGCAGGAGAGTGCCCCAAGAACTCGGGGTTCTCATCGTTGTTTTGCTGGTCGCTCTCGTGATGGGTGCCATGTCCCCTGAATTCCGTACCGCGAGCAATCTCAGCGTTCTGTTGCTCAACGGATCTGTTGTGACATTCCTTGCCATAGGCCAAGCGTGTGTTCTCCTTACCGGAGGAATCGATCTCTCCGTTGGTTCAAACATTGCGTTGACCGGCATGATCGCCGCTCTGGTGATGCAAGCAGGCGCCCCGTGGTGGCTGGGAGCCCTGGCAGCAATCGTCACAGGTATCGCTGTTGGAGCGATCAACGGCCTCATCATCCACTACGGGAATATGCCGCCGTTCATCGTGACATTTGCAGCGTTCGGTATTTCAGCATCGATTCCGAAAATTTTGACTCAAGCAAAATCGGTGACTGTATCAGAACCGATGTTCGCTTTCTTCGGCCGCGGATCGATCTTTGGTATTCCGGTTCCCATCCTGATGGTGATCATTGCTGCGGTGATCGTCGCATTCCTGCTCAAGGGCACCGCCACTGGCGTTCATATCTACGCTCTGGGCGGCAATCGAGAGACTGCGCGTCTTGCAGGTATCTCCATCGCTAAGAACACAATCCTGGTCTACGTCATTTCAGGAATTTGTTCCGCGTTCGGCGGGATTATCACGACCTCGCGCCTCATGGTGGGATACCCGACAGCTGGTTCAGGTACGGAACAGTTCTATTCGATTGCCTCCGCAGTTGTTGGCGGGGTATCCCTCTTCGGTGGAGTCGGAACAATCCTTGGTGCAGTTATCGGGTCCCTGCTGATCGCCGAAGTATCGAACGGTATGAACGTGATTGGCGTTGATTCCTACTGGCAGCCATTGGTTATTGGCGTCATTATCCTCGCGGGCGTGCTTCTGGATACAAATAAGAGCGGCCTACGGAAGCTTGCATTCTGGCGAAAAAGCAGAGTCCCATCCACCCCGGGAACTACCGCAGACATCAGTAAAGATCAGCTCATTAGCTGA